A portion of the Ricinus communis isolate WT05 ecotype wild-type chromosome 10, ASM1957865v1, whole genome shotgun sequence genome contains these proteins:
- the LOC8282368 gene encoding protein RRP6-like 2 isoform X2: MSQDAMNIDQTAIQTQSKSQTTTGSLSSSLSNLSGSSRTIPSNKDFHFYYNFDEFKLPIQQIARRSQSLLESIGSSNNGLFKDKNLPYPNDPDNDDDTYDWLVNVNDEILERFDASIDEFKSIQKKQEEKGGVLGTENENSESGFQLVYGKKKKGLVSSVSGSPSGGSVSESGVKVADLKAKGVKAKVPFHIPTIKKPQEEYNILVNNSNQPFEHVWLQRSEDGLRFIHPLEKLSILDFVDKSIGNAEPVSPPSLECTPFKLVKEVKDLKELAAKLRAVNEFAVDLEHNQYRSFQGLTCLMQISTRTEDFIIDTLKLRIHVGPYLREVFKDPTKRKVMHGADRDIIWLQRDFGIYVCNLFDTGQASRVLKLERNSLEHLLRHFCGITANKEYQNADWRLRPLTDEMLRYGREDTHYLLYIYDLMRIMLLSMPNETENSNSPLAEVYKRSYDVCMQLYEKELLTESSYLHIYGLQTAGFNAQQLAIVAGLCEWRDVIARTEDESTGFILPNKTLLEIAKQMPVTPQKLRRALKSKHPYIERNLGSVVNVVRHAMQNAAEFEAAAQRLKEGCIETDNVEVNDDMDMDTNLETAEAGTETICDGSAVEGSENALQTDSPQLKKEPLKAALAIDGQEHASKYGENGVGSSHYIPELRRDSLPICPSASGTGATVQVLKKPAGAFGALLGKSSAGKRRFDMAKKDKDEIKLDKIRSSVSLPFHSFLGRKEPAKPAAEEPNLVTETPRPEESFAVPATGSSLEDIILLGDNSDVVVQENVDSDTKDVSKSVGCESETDEEGEPASLSDLSTSFQKCFQSNNENKTNENNMQKSQDPTGLLQLKPFDYAAARKEVIFGEESKAASGGKDQSRNDGVKDRRKNSVGGGVEKDDGTRDFPQGKRRQAFPATGNRSATFR; this comes from the exons ATGAGCCAAGACGCCATGAACATTGATCAAACAGCAATCCAAACCCAATCAAAATCCCAAACCACAACAGGTTCTTTATCATCATCACTATCTAACCTTTCAGGCTCTTCTAGAACCATTCCATCAAACAAAGATTTTCACTTTTACTACAATTTCGATGAATTCAAGCTCCCAATACAACAGATTGCAAGAAGGTCACAATCTTTACTCGAATCAATTGGCTCCTCTAATAATGGTCTTTTCAAGGATAAAAATCTTCCCTATCCTAATGACCCTGACAACGATGATGATACTTATGACTGGCTTGTCAATGTAAATGATGAGATCTTGGAACGTTTTGATGCGTCTATCGATGAATTTAAGAGTattcaaaagaaacaagagGAAAAAGGTGGAGTCTTGGGAACTGAGAATGAGAATTCTGAGAGCGGGTTTCAATTGGTTTatgggaagaaaaagaaagggctAGTGAGTTCAGTGAGTGGGTCGCCGAGTGGCGGTTCAGTGAGTGAGTCTGGAGTTAAGGTGGCTGATTTGAAGGCTAAAGGAGTTAAAGCTAAAGTTCCTTTTCATATACCTACTATAAAGAAGCCTCAAGAGGAGTATAATATATTGGTTAATAATTCTAACCAGCCTTTTGAGCATGTTTGGTTGCAGAGGAGTGAGGATGGATTGCGGTTCATTCATCCTCTG GAGAAGCTTTCTATTTTGGATTTTGTGGATAAAAGTATTGGGAATGCTGAGCCTGTATCACCACCCTCACTGGAGTGTACCCCATTCAAGCTTgtaaaagaagtcaaagattTGAAGGAGCTGGCAGCTAAGTTGCGTGCCGTAAATGAATTTGCG GTTGATCTGGAACATAATCAGTACCGCTCTTTCCAAGGATTAACGTGCCTGATGCAAATTTCTACGAGAACTGAGGATTTCATTATTGATACATTAAAGCTTCGGATACATGTTGGCCCATACCTTAGGGAAGTTTTCAAGGATCCCACCAAGAGAAAG gtCATGCATGGAGCAGACAGGGATATTATATGGCTTCAGCGGGACTTTGGCATATATGTATGCAATCTTTTCGACACTGGACAG GCCTCACGAGTATTGAAGTTGGAGAGAAATAGTTTGGAGCATCTTTTGCGCCACTTCTGTGGAATTACTGCCAACAAAGA ATACCAGAATGCAGATTGGAGATTACGCCCTCTTACTGATGAGATGCTTAG ATATGGCAGAGAAGATACTCATTATctgttgtatatttatgacttgATGAGAATCATGTTGCTCTCGATGCCGAATGAAACTGAAAATTCTAATAGTCCTTTGGCGGAG GTCTACAAACGCAGTTATGATGTGTGCATGCAATTGTATGAGAAGGAGCTTCTGACAGAAAGTTCATATCTGCACATATATGG GTTGCAGACTGCTGGTTTCAACGCTCAGCAGCTTGCCATTGTTGCA GGACTCTGTGAGTGGAGAGATGTAATTGCCCGTACAGAAGATGAGAGTACAGGCTTTATTTTGCCTAACAAAACTCTTCTTGAAATTG CAAAACAGATGCCTGTTACACCTCAGAAGTTACGTCGAGCATTGAAGTCAAAGCACCCATATATTGAGCGAAACCTTGGTTCAGTTGTTAATGTCGTGAGGCATGCTATGCAAAATGCCGCTGAATTTGAAGCTGCTGCTCAACGTTTAAAGGAGGGATGCATAGAAACA GACAATGTAGAAGTAAATGACGATATGGACATGGACACAAATCTGGAGACTGCAGAAGCTGGAACTGAGACCATTTGTGATGGCAGTGCAGTAGAGGGCAGTGAGAATGCCCTCCAAACAGATTCTCCACAGCTCAAAAAGGAGCCCTTGAAGGCAGCACTTGCCATAGATGGTCAGGAACATGCTTCAAAATATGGTGAAAATGGTGTTGGATCTAGTCATTATATTCCGGAGCTTCGCAGAGACAGCCTACCCATCTGTCCTTCAGCCTCG GGTACTGGAGCAACTGTTCAAGTTTTAAAGAAGCCAGCTGGTGCTTTTGGAGCACTGCTGGGAAAAAGTTCTGCAGGGAAGAGAAGATTTGATATGGCCAAAAAG GACAAGGATGAGATCAAGTTGGATAAGATCAGATCTTCAGTAAGCCTTCCCTTCCATTCATTTTTGGGCAGAAAAGAACCGGCAAAACCAGCTGCAGAAGAGCCCAATCTGGTAACAGAAACTCCACGTCCTGAAGAATCATTTGCTGTCCCAGCTACCGGTTCCAGTCTAGAAGATATAATACTGCTGGGTGACAATTCGGATGTAGTGGTACAAGAGAATGTTGATTCAGATACGAAAGATGTAAGCAAATCAGTAGGGTGCGAGTCTGAAACAGATGAGGAAGGAGAACCTGCATCTCTCTCTGATCTGTCAACAAGCTTCCAGAAGTGCTTCCAGTCAAATAATGAGAACAAAAcaaatgaaaacaacatgCAGAAGTCTCAGGATCCGACTGGCCTCTTACAACTGAAGCCATTTGATTATGCTGCAGCAAGAAAAGAGGTCATATTTGGAGAAGAATCAAAAGCAGCGAGTGGCGGCAAAGATCAGAGCAGGAATGATGGTGTAAAAGATAGGAGAAAGAATTCTGTGGGCGGTGGAGTTGAGAAAGACGATGGGACAAGAGATTTTCCTCAAGGTAAAAGACGTCAGGCGTTTCCAGCCACTGGAAACCGAAGTGCAACTTTTCGATGA
- the LOC8282368 gene encoding protein RRP6-like 2 isoform X1: MSQDAMNIDQTAIQTQSKSQTTTGSLSSSLSNLSGSSRTIPSNKDFHFYYNFDEFKLPIQQIARRSQSLLESIGSSNNGLFKDKNLPYPNDPDNDDDTYDWLVNVNDEILERFDASIDEFKSIQKKQEEKGGVLGTENENSESGFQLVYGKKKKGLVSSVSGSPSGGSVSESGVKVADLKAKGVKAKVPFHIPTIKKPQEEYNILVNNSNQPFEHVWLQRSEDGLRFIHPLEKLSILDFVDKSIGNAEPVSPPSLECTPFKLVKEVKDLKELAAKLRAVNEFAVDLEHNQYRSFQGLTCLMQISTRTEDFIIDTLKLRIHVGPYLREVFKDPTKRKVMHGADRDIIWLQRDFGIYVCNLFDTGQASRVLKLERNSLEHLLRHFCGITANKEYQNADWRLRPLTDEMLRYGREDTHYLLYIYDLMRIMLLSMPNETENSNSPLAEVYKRSYDVCMQLYEKELLTESSYLHIYGLQTAGFNAQQLAIVAGLCEWRDVIARTEDESTGFILPNKTLLEIAKQMPVTPQKLRRALKSKHPYIERNLGSVVNVVRHAMQNAAEFEAAAQRLKEGCIETASQDNVEVNDDMDMDTNLETAEAGTETICDGSAVEGSENALQTDSPQLKKEPLKAALAIDGQEHASKYGENGVGSSHYIPELRRDSLPICPSASGTGATVQVLKKPAGAFGALLGKSSAGKRRFDMAKKDKDEIKLDKIRSSVSLPFHSFLGRKEPAKPAAEEPNLVTETPRPEESFAVPATGSSLEDIILLGDNSDVVVQENVDSDTKDVSKSVGCESETDEEGEPASLSDLSTSFQKCFQSNNENKTNENNMQKSQDPTGLLQLKPFDYAAARKEVIFGEESKAASGGKDQSRNDGVKDRRKNSVGGGVEKDDGTRDFPQGKRRQAFPATGNRSATFR; the protein is encoded by the exons ATGAGCCAAGACGCCATGAACATTGATCAAACAGCAATCCAAACCCAATCAAAATCCCAAACCACAACAGGTTCTTTATCATCATCACTATCTAACCTTTCAGGCTCTTCTAGAACCATTCCATCAAACAAAGATTTTCACTTTTACTACAATTTCGATGAATTCAAGCTCCCAATACAACAGATTGCAAGAAGGTCACAATCTTTACTCGAATCAATTGGCTCCTCTAATAATGGTCTTTTCAAGGATAAAAATCTTCCCTATCCTAATGACCCTGACAACGATGATGATACTTATGACTGGCTTGTCAATGTAAATGATGAGATCTTGGAACGTTTTGATGCGTCTATCGATGAATTTAAGAGTattcaaaagaaacaagagGAAAAAGGTGGAGTCTTGGGAACTGAGAATGAGAATTCTGAGAGCGGGTTTCAATTGGTTTatgggaagaaaaagaaagggctAGTGAGTTCAGTGAGTGGGTCGCCGAGTGGCGGTTCAGTGAGTGAGTCTGGAGTTAAGGTGGCTGATTTGAAGGCTAAAGGAGTTAAAGCTAAAGTTCCTTTTCATATACCTACTATAAAGAAGCCTCAAGAGGAGTATAATATATTGGTTAATAATTCTAACCAGCCTTTTGAGCATGTTTGGTTGCAGAGGAGTGAGGATGGATTGCGGTTCATTCATCCTCTG GAGAAGCTTTCTATTTTGGATTTTGTGGATAAAAGTATTGGGAATGCTGAGCCTGTATCACCACCCTCACTGGAGTGTACCCCATTCAAGCTTgtaaaagaagtcaaagattTGAAGGAGCTGGCAGCTAAGTTGCGTGCCGTAAATGAATTTGCG GTTGATCTGGAACATAATCAGTACCGCTCTTTCCAAGGATTAACGTGCCTGATGCAAATTTCTACGAGAACTGAGGATTTCATTATTGATACATTAAAGCTTCGGATACATGTTGGCCCATACCTTAGGGAAGTTTTCAAGGATCCCACCAAGAGAAAG gtCATGCATGGAGCAGACAGGGATATTATATGGCTTCAGCGGGACTTTGGCATATATGTATGCAATCTTTTCGACACTGGACAG GCCTCACGAGTATTGAAGTTGGAGAGAAATAGTTTGGAGCATCTTTTGCGCCACTTCTGTGGAATTACTGCCAACAAAGA ATACCAGAATGCAGATTGGAGATTACGCCCTCTTACTGATGAGATGCTTAG ATATGGCAGAGAAGATACTCATTATctgttgtatatttatgacttgATGAGAATCATGTTGCTCTCGATGCCGAATGAAACTGAAAATTCTAATAGTCCTTTGGCGGAG GTCTACAAACGCAGTTATGATGTGTGCATGCAATTGTATGAGAAGGAGCTTCTGACAGAAAGTTCATATCTGCACATATATGG GTTGCAGACTGCTGGTTTCAACGCTCAGCAGCTTGCCATTGTTGCA GGACTCTGTGAGTGGAGAGATGTAATTGCCCGTACAGAAGATGAGAGTACAGGCTTTATTTTGCCTAACAAAACTCTTCTTGAAATTG CAAAACAGATGCCTGTTACACCTCAGAAGTTACGTCGAGCATTGAAGTCAAAGCACCCATATATTGAGCGAAACCTTGGTTCAGTTGTTAATGTCGTGAGGCATGCTATGCAAAATGCCGCTGAATTTGAAGCTGCTGCTCAACGTTTAAAGGAGGGATGCATAGAAACA GCCTCACAGGACAATGTAGAAGTAAATGACGATATGGACATGGACACAAATCTGGAGACTGCAGAAGCTGGAACTGAGACCATTTGTGATGGCAGTGCAGTAGAGGGCAGTGAGAATGCCCTCCAAACAGATTCTCCACAGCTCAAAAAGGAGCCCTTGAAGGCAGCACTTGCCATAGATGGTCAGGAACATGCTTCAAAATATGGTGAAAATGGTGTTGGATCTAGTCATTATATTCCGGAGCTTCGCAGAGACAGCCTACCCATCTGTCCTTCAGCCTCG GGTACTGGAGCAACTGTTCAAGTTTTAAAGAAGCCAGCTGGTGCTTTTGGAGCACTGCTGGGAAAAAGTTCTGCAGGGAAGAGAAGATTTGATATGGCCAAAAAG GACAAGGATGAGATCAAGTTGGATAAGATCAGATCTTCAGTAAGCCTTCCCTTCCATTCATTTTTGGGCAGAAAAGAACCGGCAAAACCAGCTGCAGAAGAGCCCAATCTGGTAACAGAAACTCCACGTCCTGAAGAATCATTTGCTGTCCCAGCTACCGGTTCCAGTCTAGAAGATATAATACTGCTGGGTGACAATTCGGATGTAGTGGTACAAGAGAATGTTGATTCAGATACGAAAGATGTAAGCAAATCAGTAGGGTGCGAGTCTGAAACAGATGAGGAAGGAGAACCTGCATCTCTCTCTGATCTGTCAACAAGCTTCCAGAAGTGCTTCCAGTCAAATAATGAGAACAAAAcaaatgaaaacaacatgCAGAAGTCTCAGGATCCGACTGGCCTCTTACAACTGAAGCCATTTGATTATGCTGCAGCAAGAAAAGAGGTCATATTTGGAGAAGAATCAAAAGCAGCGAGTGGCGGCAAAGATCAGAGCAGGAATGATGGTGTAAAAGATAGGAGAAAGAATTCTGTGGGCGGTGGAGTTGAGAAAGACGATGGGACAAGAGATTTTCCTCAAGGTAAAAGACGTCAGGCGTTTCCAGCCACTGGAAACCGAAGTGCAACTTTTCGATGA
- the LOC8286508 gene encoding plant cysteine oxidase 2-like, translating to MTTETVVEPRRNPVGHVHKVGYANRVIKKRKIKRRVTKRFESKAPMALQELYLSCKEVFKGPGTVPLPRDVERLCHLLDKMKPEDVGLSSALQFFQPKTAVKCTPRVTTTTIYKCDKFSLCIFFLPATAVIPLHNHPGMTVFSKLLLGTMHIKSYDWVSPPSADEPVQPSNLRLAKLVTESVFEAPCNTSVLYPTTGGNIHQFTAITPCAVLDVLGPPYSKEDGRDCSHYKDHPCSAISNGEMKLTEEEGNSYGWLEEIEMPENSQMDGIRYLGPQIVESRD from the exons ATGACAACTGAAACGGTAGTTGAACCAAGAAGAAACCCTGTTGGTCATGTACATAAGGTTGGATATGCCAACAGGGTTatcaagaagagaaaaatcaaaagaagagTTACTAAGCGTTTTGAATCTAAAGCTCCAATGGCATTGCAAGAACTGTATTTGTCATGCAAAGAAGTGTTTAAAGGCCCTGGCACTGTTCCTTTGCCTCGTGATGTGGAGAGATTATGCCATTTACTTG ACAAGATGAAGCCAGAAGATGTTGGGCTAAGCAGTGCGCTGCAGTTCTTTCAGCCTAAAACTGCTGTCAAATGTACTCCAAGGGTCACTACCACAACCATATACAAGTGCGATAAGTTTTCG TTGTGTATCTTCTTTCTTCCTGCAACTGCTGTTATCCCACTCCATAATCATCCAGGGATGACAGTTTTTAGCAAGCTTTTGTTAGGAACAATGCACATCAAATCATATGATTGGGTTAGTCCTCCAAGTGCTGATGAGCCTGTGCAGCCTTCTAATC TGAGACTGGCAAAATTGGTGACGGAAAGTGTCTTTGAAGCTCCTTGCAACACTTCTGTGTTATATCCAACAACAGGAGGCAATATCCATCAATTCACAGCCATTACACCTTGTGCAGTTCTTGATGTTCTTGGACCTCCCTATTCTAAGGAAGACGGTCGAGACTGCTCACACTACAAAGATCATCCTTGTAGTGCCATATCAA ATGGAGAAATGAAGTTGACAGAAGAGGAGGGCAACAGTTATGGATGGTTGGAAGAGATTGAGATGCCAGAGAACTCACAGATGGATGGCATTAGGTACTTAGGTCCACAAATTGTGGAGAGTAGAGACTAG
- the LOC8286507 gene encoding probable inactive leucine-rich repeat receptor-like protein kinase At3g03770: MAKSFQYSAILVFITVLVSVNHSEQLQSSQGETLLRIQRILNYPSILNSWNSTTDFCNTDPNPSLTVVCYEDSITQLHIIGNKGAPLLPRNFSIESFVTTLVSLPNLKVLTLVSLGLWGPLPGKIARLPSLEMLNMSSNFLYDAIPEDLSSLGSLQTLVLDDNMVSGELPNWLDSFPLLTVLSLKKNMFNGSLPNSLSNLANLRVLALSHNYFYGEVPDLSSLTNLQVLDLEDNAFGPQFPQLGNKLVTLTLSKNKFRDGIPAEVSSYYHLRQLDLSKNKFVGPFPPLLLSLLSITYINVADNKLTGMLFENQSCSADLEFVDLSSNLITGHLPKCLQSDSREKVLYAGNCLAIEKQNQNPISFCRNEALAVGILTQHKKTRHASKVITLGVIGGVAGGIAAVGLIFLIVRKVYARKAIKRPTTRLIAENASTGYPSKLLSDARYVSQTMKLGALGIPAYRTFSLEELEEATNNFDTSAFIGEGSQGQMYRGRLKNGSYVAIRCLKMKRSYSTQNFMHHIELISKLRHRHLISALGHCFECYLDDSSVSRIFLVFEYVPNGTLRSWISEKRSRQTLNWAQRIAAAIGVAKGIQFLHTGILPGVYSKNLKITDVLLDQNLVAKICSYNLPLLAENAGKIGHGVSSGGSTDPITVARKDEEEKVDVYDFGVILLEIIVGSPLNSMNEVDVLKDRLQASIISDEAARRSMVDPAVKRKCSDQSLKTMMEVCVRCLLKNPADRPSVEDVLWNLQFAAQVQDGWRGDSSEGSPISPSNPPDLHLTVQ; encoded by the exons ATGGCAAAGTCATTCCAGTATTCTGCAATCTTAGTTTTCATCACTGTACTGGTGTCGGTCAATCATTCAGAGCAACTGCAGTCCTCCCAGGGTGAGACCCTTCTAAGAATTCAGCGGATTTTGAACTATCCGTCAATTCTGAACAGTTGGAATAGCACTACTGATTTCTGCAATACAGACCCAAATCCTTCTTTAACTGTAGTTTGCTATGAGGATAGCATTACACAGCTGCATATCATTGGCAACAAGGGAGCACCACTTTTGCCAAGGAACTTTTCAATCGAGTCATTTGTGACCACATTAGTAAGTCTTCCAAATTTGAAAGTCTTGACATTGGTTTCTCTTGGTTTATGGGGTCCATTGCCTGGTAAAATTGCTCGTTTGCCATCACTGGAAATGCTTAACATGAGTTCCAATTTCTTATATGATGCCATCCCTGAAGATCTTTCATCACTAGGTAGCCTCCAGACACTCGTACTTGATGACAATATGGTTTCTGGTGAGTTGCCAAATTGGCTGGATTCATTTCCCCTTTTAACTGTCCtaagtttgaaaaaaaatatgttcAACGGGTCATTGCCGAATTCATTGAGTAATTTGGCAAATCTCAGAGTTCTTGCACTTTCACATAACTACTTCTACGGAGAAGTTCCGGATTTAAGCAGTTTGACAAATCTTCAAGTGCTGGATTTGGAAGATAATGCTTTCGGACCCCAATTTCCCCAGCTTGGAAACAAGTTGGTTACTCTTACACTGAGCAAGAACAAGTTCAGGGATGGCATTCCTGCTGAGGTTAGCTCCTATTATCACCTCCGACAGCTGGATCTCTCAAAGAATAAGTTTGTGGGACCATTTCCTCCATTGTTGTTATCATTGCTTTCCATAACTTATATAAACGTCGCAGACAACAAGTTAACAGGAATGCTTTTTGAGAATCAATCTTGCAGCGCTGATCTTGAATTTGTAGATTTGTCCTCAAATCTTATAACTGGACACTTGCCCAAGTGCCTTCAGTCTGATTCCAGGGAAAAAGTCCTGTATGCTGGGAACTGTCTAGCAATTGAGAAGCAAAACCAGAATCCGATTTCCTTTTGTCGTAATGAAGCATTGGCTGTCGGAATTCTTACCCAGCATAAGAAAACGAGACATGCTTCTAAGGTTATTACACTGGGTGTAATTGGAGGGGTTGCTGGTGGGATTGCAGCTGttggtttgattttcttgattgTTAGAAAGGTCTACGCCAGGAAGGCAATCAAGAGACCGACTACAAGACTCATTGCAGAGAATGCATCGACTGGGTACCCCTCGAAATTGCTTTCTGATGCAA GGTATGTATCTCAAACAATGAAGCTAGGAGCCCTTGGTATTCCAGCTTATCGCACCTTTTCACTGGAGGAGCTTGAGGAGGCTACAAACAACTTTGACACATCTGCTTTCATAGGTGAAGGCTCTCAAGGACAG ATGTACCGAGGTCGGCTTAAGAATGGTTCTTATGTAGCCATTAGATgcctaaaaatgaaaagaagcTACAGCACCCAAAACTTTATGCACCATATAGAGCTGATTTCGAAACTCAGACATCGACATTTGATCAGTGCTCTTGGACACTGCTTTGAATGCTACTTGGATGATTCAAGTGTCAGCAGAATATTTCTTGTCTTTGAATATGTACCAAATGGCACACTAAGGAGCTGGATCTCAG AAAAACGTAGCAGACAAACACTTAATTGGGCTCAACGGATAGCAGCTGCAATAGGAGTAGCAAAGGGCATTCAGTTCTTGCATACAGGCATACTGCCAGGTGTATACTCtaagaatctgaaaataacaGATGTTTTGCTAGATCAGAACCTTGTTGCGAAAATTTGCAGTTATAACCTGCCCCTATTAGCAGAGAACGCAGGAAAg ATTGGCCATGGAGTTTCTTCTGGTGGGTCCACAGATCCTATCACTGTTGCAAG GAAAGATGAAGAAGAGAAAGTTGATGTTTATGATTTTGGAGTAATATTACTTGAAATCATTGTGGGTAGTCCACTGAACTCCATGAACGAAGTGGATGTTCTAAAAGATCGG TTACAAGCAAGCATCATTAGTGATGAAGCTGCTCGAAGGAGCATGGTTGATCCAGCTGTTAAAAGGAAATGTTCAGATCAATCATTGAAGACAATGATGGAGGTTTGCGTCAGGTGTCTGCTTAAGAACCCAGCAGATAGACCTTCAGTCGAGGATGTACTGTGGAACTTGCAGTTTGCTGCTCAGGTTCAGGATGGATGGCGGGGAGACTCCAGCGAAGGCTCTCCAATCTCACCTTCAAATCCTCCAGACTTGCACCTTACTGTACAGTAG
- the LOC8282369 gene encoding co-chaperone protein p23-2 produces MSRHPEVLWAQRSDKVYLTIALPDAKNISVKCEAEGLFSFSAVGIQGESFDFTLQLYGSVIPEGCKTNVGLRNIICSVQKQEKGWWKRLLKSEEKPAPYIKVDWNKWCDEDDEESTSDLASDGDNDAYDDDNDESSDDDGMLYLPDLEKARGN; encoded by the exons ATGAG TCGCCACCCAGAAGTTCTTTGGGCACAGCGATCGGACAAAGTATATCTGACAATTGCTTTACCAGACGCAAAAAACATATCTGTAAAATGTGAGGCAGAAGGTTTATTCAGTTTCTCTGCAGTTGGCATTCAAGGCGAATCTTTTGATTTCACTTTGCAACTCTATGGATCCGTTATTCCTGAG GGGTGTAAAACTAATGTTGGGTTGAGGAATATAATATGTTCAGTTCAGAAACAAGAAAAGGGTTGGTGGAAAAGATTGCTAAAGAGTGAAGAAAAACCTGCACCTTATATTAAGGTTGATTGGAATAAATGGTGTGACGAAGATGATGAAGAGTCTACTT CTGATTTGGCCTCCGACGGTGATAATGACGCG tatgatgatgataatgacGAAAGCAGTGATGATGATGGAATGCTTT ATCTTCCTGATCTAGAGAAGGCCAGGGGAAACTAG
- the LOC8287058 gene encoding membrin-11 codes for MAMAIEGEGGTLSEIFQSSKKALLRARDGIERLERLENSTSNGGLDSPELSFAVKKDISQIQSLCAELDRLWRSIAAKPQRDLWKRKVEQVAEEAESLKQSLDRYFSRNQRRTREAQERAELLGRANGESAHVLRIFDEEAQAMQAVHNSKSMMEESLSTGYAILSKYSEQRQRLKNAQRKALDVLNTVGLSNSVLRLIERRSRVDRWIKYVGMLITLALMYFLVSWSR; via the exons ATGGCAATGGCAATTGAAGGAGAAGGAGGGACATTGTCGGAAATATTTCAAAGCTCGAAAAAGGCTCTACTGAGAGCTAGAGATGGAATCGAGAGGTTAGAGAGGCTAGAGAATTCAACATCAAACGGAGGTTTAGACTCGCCTGAGCTTTCTTTTGCAGTTAAAAAGGATATCTCTCAGATCCAATCGCTGTGCGCTGAGTTGGATCGTCTTTGGCGTTCTATTGCCGCTAAGCCACAACGCGATCTCTGGAAaag aaaagtagaaCAAGTAGCAGAAGAGGCCGAATCATTGAAACAAAGTTTGGATAGATATTTTTCGAGAAATCAAAGGCGGACGAGAGAGGCTCAGGAGAGAGCTGAATTGCTTGGAAGAGCT AATGGAGAATCAGCTCATGTATTGAGAATATTTGATGAGGAAGCACAAGCAATGCAGGCAGTTCATAATTCTAAAAGTATGATGGAAGAATCTTTATCCACAGGATATGCTATTCTTTCTAAATATTCTGAACAAAGACAGCGCTTGAAG AATGCACAACGGAAAGCTCTGGATGTTCTCAACACAGTGGGTCTCTCCAACTCTGTGTTGAGGCTTATCGAGAGGCGGAGCCGTGTTGATAGATGGATCAAATATGTTGGAATGCTCATAACACTTGCCCTCATGTATTTTCTCGTGAGCTGGAGTCGTTGA